AAGTTACTACGATTGATCATCGAAAATTCATCAACGATCACCACTCCATAATCGTCAAATTTTGCTTCTCCCATGGAAGTAAATTCTTCTAAGCCAGTTTCTTCATTAATTTCTGGCTGTTGACCTAGTAATTGGGCAATAGTTTTGACCTCGATACTAACACCCATAGACATTGCCACCTGCATTAGGCTTTTAGCTGCTTTATTTGTTGGTGCTGCTGCTACCAACTCCAAGTTTTTAGCTCGAAGCCACTCGATAAAATGGCAAATTAAAAAGCTTTTACCTGTCCCTGCATATCCACTCAGGCGAAAGATACTTTCGTCACTTTTAACAAATGACTTTAATTGAGTTAAAGCTTGTCGTTGAGCAGCCGTTAATTGTTTTACGGAGACATTTTTAGTTTTAGATTTTGCCATTGCTTCAGGGCAAACGGTTATTTGCCTTACTTATTTCGCCATTGATCGCTTAACAATTCAGCATATCCCTAATCCTCTTCTTCGATCCAGGGAATGACTACAATAAATATGTCAGGACTTAGGCAACGATATCAATTTCGCCGCACCGCAAAATATCAAGTCTGTTTCAAGGGACTTAAAGTAAGCGATACTCCGCCTAAAAAAAGGGATATAATTTAGTCTTTGCTAGTAATTGCTATTAAGAAAGTAAAACAAATTTTTGGTTATGTTTTGAACCGTACATAAATAAAATATGAACTCGCTACAATTAATTTAGATAGCACAATTTAAGCTCGCGGTTTTTAAAAATGTATACTAGACGGCTGCTACTTATTGACGATAACGAAGATAATAGAATACTAGTCGAAATTGCCCTAGAAATGAACTCCGATTGGGAAGTATTAACAGCGATTAATGGAGTAGAAGGGATTACTAAGGCAGAATTAGAACGACCTGATGTTATTCTGTTAGACTTTATCATGCCAGATTTGGATGGATTAACTGTTTGTCAGGTTTTGAAGTCTAATCTGTTTACCTGTTCGATTCCCATCATTTTTATGACAGCTATGACTCAGGCTAAGATACTTTCTGAATTAGAAACTACTTTAGCTGAAGGAACAATCATCAAGCCTTTCGATATTACCAGCCTACATTCCCAAATCATGCAAATATGCAATTTTCAGACAAATTCAGAATTGAGCGAAATACAGTTTAGTTAACCAAAAATGATTAATTAGCGAGTTTGTGCTTTACCGTCTGCATAATGAGCGGTTTTGATCTAAATGGTTATCATAGACATACTATAATCATCTAAACTTGTTAAAGAAAACTAACGATGTTAAATTAGAAAATTTGTTTTTCTAATTGTAGTGTTGGCATTTTTCAGCAACAGTACAATTAGAAGGAGACTTTCTATGCCTCAAGATCGTTCGCGTTCTGCTAATCGTCTGCTTGCAGCTTTGCCAGAGGTTGAATATCAACGTTTGGAGCCTCACTTAAACTCTGTTTCTCTTTCTGTAGGAACGGTCTTCTACGAAGCCTCAGAAAAGATTGAAACCGTTTATTTTCCTAAGATGGCACTAATTTCTCTAGTTTCTATTTTAAGCAACGGTTCGACTACTGAGGTTAGTTTGGTTGGCGGTACAGGAATGGTGGGGCTGCCAGTTATTTTTGGCAGTAACTTGAGTCATAGCCGTGCTGTTGTTCAAGTGCCAAATGGTGGGATAAAAATATCTGCCCAGGTTTTAAAACAGGAGTTTGATCGCGGAGGAGAATTGCAAAAGCAGTTGCTTCTCTATGCCGATACCAGACTAAAAGAGGTTGCTCAACTAGCAGTTTGTAACCGCCATCACACAATCGAAGAACGTCTTGCTCGTTGGCTACTGACTGTTCGAGATTTAACTCAATCTGACAAGCTACCACTGACTCAGGAATTCATTGGTGATATGCTTGGAGTTCGTCGTTCTGGGGTGACCATAGCAGCGGGAATTTTACAAAAGGCAGGCTTAATTCATTGCTCCCGTGGCAAGATTAATATCTTGGATAACCAAGCTTTAGAAGATGTTTCCTGCGAGTGTTACCAGCTTTTTCACGATAACTTTTATCGGCAAGAAGAAAATTAAGTAGTCGAAACAAAGGTTAAGACAATGAATTTTATCTCTCGCAAAGCGGTGAGACCCCGCGTCGGCGAAAGACGCAAGGGAACGCTCACCAAGACAGACGCAAAGGCACAAAGGGTTTTTATAGATGTCCTAATCTATAGTTCGATTGCTATAAAATATAAAGCTCGTTTACCAATCATCTTCAAGCTGTGCCGCCATTTCCTCAACCACTTCTAATTTCTGTGCCTCTTCCATTTCTTCAAGATCTTCCTCGCCCCAGGCTTCAGATAGAGGTTGAACTACTTTAGAGATTGCATCTTGTACAAAGGATTTGATAAATTCATCCCGCCGACTAAGTTGAAACTGCTGCTGCACAACTTCAGTTATTCCTCCATCACCCCAATCTAAATTATGTCTAAAATACTCAATAAAGCTTTTACCAGCAATGCGAGTTAAATAAGCGGCCGAGACTGCCTGAATAGCTTTGCCCACAATATAGGTAGCAACATTAAACTGTAGGGCTTTAGCTAGAATATCCACTGCGCCCTTGACGACTCCTAAGCTTACTAGGGTTTTGCCTAAAGACAAAGCTAATTCTTTACCCTGTTCAAAATCCAACTCCACATTATAGACTCTTCCAATTTCAATTACCATCTGCGCATTAACGGCAGCAGCAGCCAGCATATCTACTACGGGAACAGGAGTTACGGCAATGACTCCTGCACCAATCCATTGATAGCGATCGATGATTTTATCTGATTCTCTACGTCTTTGATTTTCTATTATTTTGCGGGC
This DNA window, taken from Pleurocapsa sp. FMAR1, encodes the following:
- a CDS encoding response regulator — encoded protein: MYTRRLLLIDDNEDNRILVEIALEMNSDWEVLTAINGVEGITKAELERPDVILLDFIMPDLDGLTVCQVLKSNLFTCSIPIIFMTAMTQAKILSELETTLAEGTIIKPFDITSLHSQIMQICNFQTNSELSEIQFS
- a CDS encoding Crp/Fnr family transcriptional regulator, with product MPQDRSRSANRLLAALPEVEYQRLEPHLNSVSLSVGTVFYEASEKIETVYFPKMALISLVSILSNGSTTEVSLVGGTGMVGLPVIFGSNLSHSRAVVQVPNGGIKISAQVLKQEFDRGGELQKQLLLYADTRLKEVAQLAVCNRHHTIEERLARWLLTVRDLTQSDKLPLTQEFIGDMLGVRRSGVTIAAGILQKAGLIHCSRGKINILDNQALEDVSCECYQLFHDNFYRQEEN